A region from the Bacillota bacterium genome encodes:
- a CDS encoding HAD family hydrolase translates to MGIIQADTIQGVIFDLDGTLANTLPLCYKAFNHAFEKYIGRRFKDEEIRAMFGPPEEGMVARVVGAEHCQDCLEDYWRFYAEFHDTSTVEIEGIWELLDSLKSRRVKTGIVTGKGPRSAAITLQKLGLDTLIDTVVTGVDVVVPKPDPEGIFLAMKHLELRPGHTVFVGDSWADIKAGRAAGVTTVAALWVTSAPGHVAILKEAPDHVFYAVPDFAGWLAQHLPDHRCCMPVL, encoded by the coding sequence GTGGGCATAATTCAAGCGGACACAATCCAAGGCGTGATTTTTGACCTGGACGGGACCTTAGCCAACACGCTACCTCTGTGTTACAAAGCCTTTAATCATGCCTTTGAAAAATATATAGGCCGTCGTTTCAAGGACGAGGAGATCAGGGCCATGTTTGGACCGCCCGAGGAGGGCATGGTGGCGCGGGTCGTCGGCGCTGAGCACTGCCAGGACTGCCTCGAGGACTACTGGCGTTTTTATGCTGAGTTTCATGACACCAGCACGGTCGAAATCGAGGGGATATGGGAACTACTGGATTCCCTGAAGTCAAGGCGCGTAAAGACGGGCATCGTGACGGGTAAGGGGCCCCGGAGCGCAGCTATCACCCTACAGAAGCTCGGCCTCGATACCTTAATCGATACCGTGGTTACAGGGGTCGATGTGGTCGTCCCGAAACCAGACCCTGAAGGCATCTTCCTGGCAATGAAGCACCTGGAGCTCCGGCCGGGGCATACCGTCTTCGTTGGAGACTCATGGGCCGATATCAAGGCCGGGCGGGCCGCTGGCGTTACCACCGTTGCGGCGCTGTGGGTGACATCTGCACCTGGCCATGTAGCTATTCTGAAAGAGGCGCCTGATCACGTTTTCTATGCGGTGCCGGATTTCGCCGGGTGGCTGGCACAGCACCTGCCCGACCACCGGTGCTGTATGCCGGTGCTTTAG
- the cas7i gene encoding type I-B CRISPR-associated protein Cas7/Cst2/DevR, with the protein MVCKGITVTALFESAALNRDEKVGGNVPSIKKLARGSGVYSYFSRQSIRHHLFTTLQYRYNDWKPAPVTLAGDRDNKVIQFAFPEANILDYPEMDLFGYMNTDASGRPTRKAPLGITKAVSIEPWQADMSFGANHDMVARYRQRGEKAEPNPYVKEEHYSFYRVSFTLDLYRFGYDEYLYKNDKKEPKVPDALKELIDTRTLPVKKDEDVKKIASWAQNRISDLGEDVEWRKYDSQGEIIGLIGVSPEIGRAVFVVADAERRKRLAEIVSVLKNGMMLHASGESYGIVPQFLIIGCLTIPVPVFNSFVTLKDGAIDAMQLNRVLTDNDYILRAFVSSTLPFSKEWEAKAREKLDQEISIDTIVNCCLTGADGGTK; encoded by the coding sequence ATGGTCTGCAAGGGCATTACAGTCACCGCACTTTTCGAAAGTGCGGCTCTCAACCGGGACGAGAAAGTCGGGGGCAATGTGCCCTCCATCAAGAAACTCGCTCGGGGAAGCGGGGTCTATTCCTATTTTAGTAGACAGAGCATTCGCCACCATCTTTTCACCACACTCCAATATCGGTATAATGATTGGAAGCCTGCGCCTGTCACCCTGGCTGGGGATAGGGACAATAAAGTTATCCAGTTTGCCTTTCCAGAGGCTAATATCCTTGACTATCCCGAAATGGACCTCTTCGGCTACATGAATACCGATGCCTCCGGACGCCCTACCCGAAAAGCGCCTCTCGGGATCACAAAGGCCGTCTCAATCGAGCCCTGGCAGGCAGATATGTCCTTCGGTGCAAACCATGATATGGTGGCACGGTATAGGCAAAGGGGTGAAAAAGCAGAACCTAACCCATACGTGAAGGAAGAGCATTATTCCTTTTACCGCGTTTCCTTTACGCTCGACCTCTATAGATTCGGCTATGATGAATACCTCTATAAAAACGATAAAAAGGAACCGAAAGTACCAGATGCTCTCAAGGAATTAATAGACACGCGCACCCTTCCGGTGAAGAAAGATGAGGACGTGAAAAAGATAGCCAGCTGGGCACAGAATAGAATCTCCGATCTGGGGGAAGACGTGGAGTGGAGGAAATATGATTCTCAGGGCGAGATCATAGGTTTGATTGGAGTGTCTCCCGAGATTGGGAGGGCAGTCTTCGTTGTAGCGGACGCAGAACGTAGAAAGCGGCTCGCCGAGATAGTCTCTGTCCTAAAGAATGGGATGATGCTTCATGCTAGCGGGGAAAGTTACGGTATCGTGCCACAGTTCCTCATTATCGGTTGTCTTACAATACCTGTGCCCGTGTTCAATAGCTTTGTCACCCTTAAAGATGGTGCCATTGATGCGATGCAACTCAACAGGGTTCTTACGGACAACGACTATATACTGCGCGCATTTGTTAGTAGCACCCTTCCCTTCAGTAAGGAATGGGAGGCAAAGGCCCGAGAGAAACTCGACCAGGAGATCAGTATCGATACGATTGTCAATTGCTGCTTGACTGGAGCTGACGGGGGGACTAAGTAA
- the cas5b gene encoding type I-B CRISPR-associated protein Cas5 yields the protein MECLRLQFKAPTAHYRVPFTYKVRQSYPIPPYSTVIGLLCNVLGIGETIDAFLSQPFGLYIAGRFQSLTHEYTWLRNMKQEEHIKRFKDRSRREIDQVPEHPGGQVPVTLDVLNEVETVVYLIHPCREILMQIHDNLFYPEVWLSHLHLGRSEDWVVPENISVVTPLPSLEVEPIWTKDRGYYYWLPYPEDTWELDKWGNRKEYEELFRKAMGTPQLVTALYRKVEEPKGNGEFWKIRNFNHIRAKICSGQVPLVEFGSLPKVLVDPDPELMLPIFPACILWR from the coding sequence ATGGAATGCCTGCGCCTTCAGTTTAAGGCTCCAACCGCGCATTACCGCGTGCCTTTCACCTATAAGGTTAGGCAGAGCTATCCCATTCCCCCCTATTCAACGGTAATAGGGCTCTTATGTAATGTCCTGGGTATAGGGGAAACAATCGACGCTTTTCTGAGCCAGCCTTTTGGGCTTTACATAGCGGGTAGATTCCAATCATTAACCCATGAATACACGTGGTTACGTAATATGAAGCAGGAGGAACATATCAAACGCTTCAAGGATAGGAGTCGGCGCGAAATCGACCAGGTCCCGGAACACCCTGGAGGGCAGGTTCCAGTTACATTAGATGTCTTGAATGAGGTAGAGACTGTAGTATACTTGATTCATCCATGTCGGGAGATCCTCATGCAGATACATGATAATCTCTTTTATCCTGAGGTTTGGCTAAGCCATCTTCATTTGGGCAGATCAGAAGACTGGGTGGTGCCGGAGAACATTAGTGTCGTCACTCCTTTACCTTCTCTGGAAGTAGAACCGATTTGGACGAAAGACAGGGGTTATTACTATTGGCTCCCTTATCCGGAGGATACCTGGGAGCTCGATAAGTGGGGGAATAGGAAAGAATATGAAGAGCTATTTAGGAAAGCTATGGGGACCCCGCAGTTGGTCACCGCTCTCTATCGAAAGGTAGAGGAGCCGAAAGGAAACGGAGAGTTCTGGAAGATTCGTAACTTCAACCATATACGTGCAAAGATTTGCAGCGGACAGGTACCTTTGGTAGAGTTCGGTAGCCTCCCCAAAGTCCTTGTCGATCCCGATCCCGAACTCATGCTCCCCATCTTCCCGGCATGTATCCTATGGAGGTGA
- the cas3 gene encoding CRISPR-associated helicase Cas3' has translation MPFLAKSNGVTLEKHTADVLTSVQVLKRKNRSRYPEELWRDLEIAAFLHDTGKADPSFQRKVGGEYSDWLQEASPSISHNLVSLFLVNREKFIASTHSPEMVLGAVSFHHWRDYYPDLLLGSRSAEVSGLARNMSMERERWGALASKLRNEMRSLALQHGIDPEIIDLNANWVSYFQHSNLGNAGLLLPPYLLSFLPQRLTLRSTVEDVRKRIFLSGNLIRCDHFASLVETENPELTIEDIEYSLPLSYEELARVLEEIFREKSSDSQGAQSSFWQKEFFEKNPERCGQSMVFIAPTGVGKTEFSYLWGTGKKNIYLLPLKATVNAIWQRTQGVLGRIESNLRTHVALLHGEAALEFRNRKDELDLEGEGLVRSLVLARHLAEPYIIATGDQVAPAVLKYPGYERIYAVLMDSFVVIDEVQAYDPKAAAIVTKLLEDVHKLGGKVLLMTATLPPFIRREIEKRLELPVVDFLSETPLGKALATRSRHRLKIRVYRGESTQTEEICHAPSFEGLISEMTAAARDGRKVLAVFNTVKAAQRAYELASKLLNEAKTRLPLLLLHSLFTQADRRGHEKLATEDYIPNGKPSKIEGGCIVFATQIVEASLDIDADILYTELCPMDSLIQRLGRVWRRAARWVSGDWSPPYINVHILICTDNDKLCSGDGGVYDRHLLRLTAYLLACHAQGNQEITQLPSELLASYKEVLTPGKRSRRGAPRKGQNEEGGTKLLQFLVDAPEFSLTESEKSQMVNLIYEVLDRAEEEGESEIASYLSEYYGRLDALDNGYCSDRKDDAQRLFREIHTVEVVPSAMMKQFEEELETFIYNYKHPSYFDFAELILSRFTVPIAEYSMRRHKRQPLVDQIKLGEADSTLANKVRNWLQGIMSLSAPYDSDRGLVLEANVNGES, from the coding sequence GTGCCCTTTCTTGCCAAAAGCAACGGTGTTACATTGGAGAAGCACACAGCTGATGTGTTGACATCAGTCCAGGTCCTCAAGAGGAAGAATCGCAGCAGGTATCCCGAGGAACTGTGGAGGGATCTTGAGATTGCCGCCTTTCTCCATGATACGGGGAAAGCCGATCCCTCATTCCAGCGGAAAGTGGGGGGTGAATACAGCGACTGGTTACAAGAGGCATCACCCTCTATCTCTCATAACTTAGTTTCTCTCTTTCTGGTCAACCGAGAGAAATTCATCGCGTCTACCCATAGTCCGGAAATGGTCCTAGGGGCGGTCTCCTTTCATCACTGGCGCGATTATTATCCAGATCTTCTCCTTGGGTCAAGAAGTGCGGAAGTTTCGGGGCTTGCAAGAAACATGTCAATGGAAAGGGAGCGATGGGGGGCTCTAGCAAGTAAGCTCCGCAACGAAATGCGATCCTTGGCTTTACAACATGGAATCGATCCCGAGATTATAGATCTCAACGCTAATTGGGTATCTTACTTCCAACATAGCAACCTCGGAAATGCAGGACTCCTTCTGCCACCCTATCTGCTTTCCTTTCTGCCGCAGAGGCTTACGCTGCGCAGCACTGTTGAGGATGTAAGAAAGAGAATCTTTCTATCTGGAAACTTGATACGATGCGACCACTTCGCCTCCCTTGTCGAGACCGAGAACCCTGAGCTCACCATAGAGGATATCGAATATAGCCTCCCCTTATCGTATGAAGAGCTTGCCAGGGTTCTAGAAGAGATATTCCGAGAAAAGTCCTCCGACAGCCAGGGAGCGCAGTCGTCTTTCTGGCAGAAGGAGTTCTTTGAGAAGAATCCCGAACGTTGCGGCCAGTCTATGGTGTTTATAGCTCCTACCGGCGTTGGGAAGACGGAGTTCTCCTACCTTTGGGGTACCGGGAAGAAGAATATCTATCTCTTGCCATTAAAGGCCACGGTGAACGCGATATGGCAGCGTACTCAAGGTGTCCTGGGTAGGATAGAGAGCAACTTGAGGACTCATGTCGCCCTCCTTCATGGCGAGGCTGCTTTGGAGTTTCGTAACCGTAAGGATGAGCTCGATCTGGAGGGGGAAGGGCTGGTGCGCTCCCTCGTCCTTGCCCGTCATCTGGCCGAACCCTATATCATCGCCACAGGTGACCAGGTAGCTCCGGCTGTACTCAAATATCCAGGCTATGAACGCATATATGCAGTCCTAATGGATTCCTTCGTGGTAATAGATGAAGTACAGGCCTATGATCCCAAGGCGGCAGCGATCGTTACCAAGCTCCTTGAGGACGTTCACAAACTAGGTGGCAAAGTCCTTTTGATGACCGCCACCCTCCCCCCTTTCATAAGGAGGGAAATTGAAAAGCGTCTTGAGTTACCGGTCGTTGATTTCCTATCAGAAACCCCCCTTGGCAAGGCACTTGCTACCAGATCCCGTCATCGACTCAAAATAAGAGTCTATCGTGGGGAATCGACCCAGACGGAAGAAATATGCCATGCACCCTCTTTTGAGGGGCTAATCAGTGAGATGACGGCTGCTGCGAGAGACGGCAGAAAGGTATTAGCCGTTTTCAATACTGTAAAAGCCGCCCAAAGGGCTTATGAGTTGGCATCGAAACTCTTGAATGAAGCCAAAACCAGGCTTCCCTTACTGCTTCTCCATTCTCTGTTTACCCAAGCTGATCGGAGAGGGCATGAAAAATTAGCCACGGAGGATTATATACCAAATGGAAAGCCATCAAAAATCGAGGGGGGATGCATCGTATTCGCCACTCAGATCGTTGAAGCTTCCCTCGATATCGATGCCGATATATTGTACACTGAGCTCTGCCCGATGGATAGCCTCATTCAGCGCCTTGGCCGGGTATGGCGTAGAGCTGCCCGCTGGGTCTCCGGTGATTGGAGTCCGCCATATATAAATGTCCATATCTTGATCTGTACAGATAATGATAAGCTATGTTCCGGTGATGGAGGGGTATATGACAGACACCTTCTTCGCCTAACGGCGTATCTTCTCGCATGCCACGCTCAAGGAAATCAAGAGATAACACAGCTCCCTTCGGAGCTTCTAGCATCCTACAAAGAAGTGCTGACCCCCGGAAAGAGGTCCAGAAGGGGTGCTCCCCGGAAGGGTCAGAACGAAGAAGGGGGTACCAAACTGCTACAATTTCTTGTTGATGCGCCTGAATTCTCGCTTACAGAGTCGGAGAAAAGCCAGATGGTAAACCTGATTTACGAGGTGCTGGACCGTGCTGAGGAAGAAGGTGAATCGGAAATTGCCTCCTACCTCAGTGAGTACTATGGAAGGCTAGATGCCCTAGATAACGGCTATTGCTCCGACCGAAAGGACGATGCCCAGCGTCTCTTCCGCGAGATACATACTGTGGAGGTTGTTCCATCAGCTATGATGAAGCAATTCGAGGAGGAGCTGGAGACATTTATCTATAACTATAAGCACCCAAGCTATTTTGACTTTGCCGAGCTGATCCTGAGCCGCTTCACAGTGCCTATAGCGGAGTATTCCATGCGTAGACACAAAAGGCAGCCCCTTGTCGACCAAATCAAGCTGGGCGAAGCTGATAGCACGCTAGCCAATAAAGTTAGGAATTGGCTTCAGGGAATTATGTCGCTTTCCGCCCCCTACGATAGCGACCGTGGATTGGTCCTGGAGGCAAACGTAAATGGAGAAAGCTGA
- the cas4 gene encoding CRISPR-associated protein Cas4 → MEKAEEEHDFPIDQLAITGTMVAYYHICQRKLWLFCRGLNLENVSGNPDVIKGSIIHESRFPRETLRDVSFGQVKVDFIKFGDQVYLHELKKSRKFEDAHIMQMKYYIFVARSKGINCSGGIIHYPTAMRKVEVTFTEEDQEHIVEALGGISGVVKASVPPGKLKKKFCKRCAYFDFCYV, encoded by the coding sequence ATGGAGAAAGCTGAGGAAGAACACGATTTCCCAATCGACCAACTTGCTATTACTGGCACGATGGTTGCCTACTACCATATATGCCAGCGTAAGCTCTGGCTATTTTGCCGGGGACTTAACCTCGAAAATGTCTCCGGTAACCCCGACGTGATTAAAGGAAGCATCATTCATGAATCTCGTTTCCCGCGGGAGACATTACGCGATGTATCCTTCGGCCAGGTAAAGGTCGATTTTATTAAATTTGGTGACCAAGTCTACCTGCATGAGCTCAAGAAGAGTCGAAAGTTCGAAGACGCCCACATCATGCAGATGAAGTATTATATTTTCGTTGCTCGTAGCAAGGGTATAAACTGCTCGGGCGGCATAATCCATTACCCCACGGCAATGCGTAAAGTGGAGGTGACATTCACTGAGGAGGACCAGGAGCACATTGTTGAGGCACTTGGTGGCATTTCCGGAGTTGTCAAGGCCAGCGTGCCCCCCGGTAAGCTCAAAAAGAAGTTCTGCAAGCGGTGCGCCTACTTTGACTTCTGTTATGTATAA
- the cas1b gene encoding type I-B CRISPR-associated endonuclease Cas1: MGRTYYVFSSGRLKREQNTLSLETEDGRRMIPIEDVEQLYLFGETDFNSRLLDFLAQKEVTVHIFNHFGYYVGSFIPRESQLSGFLIVKQVEHYLNLGKRLILARCLVEGAIHNIRRNLEKRNLDETCTGLDEYRSSLKEVKTIEEVMSIEAHARKLYYSVWEGITGWEFNERSKQPPGNALNALISFGNAMTYTSVLREIYRTALNPTISYLHEPSEKRYSLALDIAEIFKPVLVDRLIFRIINLGKLTTEHFNQELNATYLSDEGRKIFVREFEEQAESTVLHRALGRKVKYRSLIRLDLYKLIKHLIGEETFTPTKVWW, from the coding sequence ATGGGCAGGACATACTATGTCTTCTCCTCTGGTCGGTTGAAGAGGGAACAGAATACTCTGAGTCTGGAAACTGAAGATGGACGCAGAATGATTCCTATTGAGGATGTGGAACAGCTCTACCTCTTTGGAGAAACCGATTTTAACTCGCGTCTTTTAGACTTTCTGGCCCAGAAGGAGGTCACTGTCCATATCTTCAACCACTTCGGCTACTATGTAGGGAGCTTCATCCCGCGTGAAAGTCAGCTTTCCGGGTTCCTAATCGTAAAACAGGTGGAACACTACCTGAACTTGGGGAAAAGGTTGATTCTGGCCAGGTGCCTTGTCGAGGGGGCGATTCACAATATAAGGCGCAACCTGGAGAAGCGGAACCTTGATGAGACCTGTACGGGACTTGATGAATACCGGAGTTCGCTCAAAGAGGTAAAGACGATCGAGGAAGTAATGAGTATCGAAGCGCACGCCCGCAAACTTTATTACTCAGTGTGGGAGGGGATTACCGGCTGGGAGTTTAATGAGCGGAGTAAGCAGCCACCCGGGAACGCGCTAAACGCATTGATATCCTTTGGAAATGCCATGACTTATACTTCGGTATTACGGGAGATATATAGGACAGCACTTAACCCGACTATTAGCTACCTCCATGAGCCTTCGGAAAAGCGGTATTCCCTGGCTCTAGACATCGCAGAGATCTTCAAGCCTGTACTCGTGGATCGGCTCATTTTCCGTATTATTAACCTGGGGAAGCTTACCACCGAACATTTCAACCAGGAATTGAATGCTACATATCTCTCAGACGAGGGGCGTAAAATCTTCGTGCGCGAGTTTGAAGAGCAGGCCGAGAGTACCGTTTTACATAGAGCGCTCGGCCGGAAGGTAAAATATAGAAGCTTGATTCGCCTTGACCTATATAAACTGATCAAACATCTAATCGGCGAGGAGACCTTTACTCCGACAAAAGTATGGTGGTAG
- the cas2 gene encoding CRISPR-associated endonuclease Cas2, with the protein MRVILIYDINTEDNAGKKRLPRVMKVCRKYLVHVQKSVFEGYLTEGKYARLQHELGRVIDKNEDFVIAYKLADGVKLDKDILTETPDPMDNFL; encoded by the coding sequence ATGCGTGTTATTTTGATTTATGATATCAACACTGAGGATAATGCGGGAAAGAAGCGCCTTCCCAGAGTCATGAAGGTCTGCCGCAAATACCTCGTGCATGTCCAGAAATCAGTTTTCGAAGGCTATCTTACGGAAGGCAAATATGCCCGTCTTCAGCATGAGCTGGGTAGAGTGATCGATAAAAATGAGGATTTTGTGATTGCCTACAAACTTGCAGACGGGGTTAAACTGGATAAAGATATCTTAACAGAGACTCCCGACCCCATGGACAATTTCCTCTAA
- a CDS encoding TrpB-like pyridoxal phosphate-dependent enzyme — protein sequence MEQTKILLEEKEIPRKWYNIVADMPTRPGPPLNPKTMKPAAPEDLSPIFPMSLIEQEVSDQRWIDIPEEVLEVYALWRPTPMFRAHRLEKALGTPARIYYKHEGASPAGSHKPNTAVPQAYYNKKDGIKRLSTETGAGQWGTALALACNFFGLECTVYMVKVSFEQKPYRKSMIRAYGADVVASPSDRTMTGRRIRAEAPDSPGSLGIAISEAVEDAASHDDTNYSLGSVLNHVLLHQTVIGLEAKAQMAKVDDYPDIVIGCVGGGSNFAGLSFPFLQDKINGKDIRVIAVEPTACPTLTKGIYAYDYGDTAGFTPLMPMYTLGHSFVPAGIHAGGLRYHGASPLVSQLYRDGLIEAQAYGQVGVFEAACLFAKSEGIIPAPESSHAIKAVVEEAARCKEAGEAKTILFNLSGHGLLDLGAYDSYFAGKLEDYEHPSELIEKALAELPEVAVS from the coding sequence ATGGAGCAGACGAAGATACTACTCGAGGAGAAGGAGATACCAAGGAAATGGTACAATATTGTAGCCGACATGCCGACGAGGCCCGGGCCGCCTCTCAACCCCAAGACAATGAAACCAGCAGCGCCTGAGGATCTTTCGCCGATATTCCCCATGTCCCTGATCGAGCAGGAGGTTAGCGACCAGCGGTGGATCGACATCCCCGAGGAGGTCCTTGAGGTCTATGCTCTCTGGAGACCGACGCCGATGTTCAGGGCTCACCGCCTTGAGAAGGCCCTCGGGACGCCCGCCAGGATATATTACAAACATGAGGGAGCGAGCCCCGCAGGGAGCCATAAGCCCAACACCGCGGTGCCGCAGGCATATTATAACAAAAAGGATGGCATCAAGCGGCTCTCAACAGAGACGGGAGCGGGGCAGTGGGGGACCGCACTTGCACTCGCCTGTAACTTCTTTGGCCTCGAGTGCACGGTCTATATGGTGAAGGTGAGCTTTGAGCAGAAGCCCTACCGCAAGTCCATGATTCGCGCTTACGGAGCTGATGTCGTCGCGAGCCCGAGCGACCGGACCATGACGGGCCGCCGGATTCGCGCCGAGGCGCCTGATTCGCCGGGCAGCCTGGGGATCGCAATAAGCGAGGCCGTTGAGGACGCGGCATCCCATGATGATACGAATTACTCCCTCGGAAGCGTGCTCAACCATGTCCTCCTTCATCAGACTGTGATCGGACTTGAAGCGAAGGCTCAGATGGCGAAGGTGGACGATTACCCCGACATTGTAATCGGATGCGTGGGTGGCGGGAGCAACTTCGCCGGCCTCAGCTTCCCGTTCCTCCAGGACAAAATCAATGGCAAGGACATTCGGGTAATCGCCGTGGAGCCGACGGCGTGCCCGACCTTGACAAAGGGCATTTATGCGTACGATTACGGCGATACAGCAGGATTCACGCCGCTCATGCCCATGTACACGCTCGGCCATTCCTTCGTGCCCGCGGGGATTCATGCCGGGGGGCTGAGGTACCACGGTGCGTCCCCGCTCGTGAGCCAGCTTTATCGAGATGGTTTGATCGAGGCGCAGGCCTACGGCCAGGTGGGCGTGTTTGAGGCAGCGTGCCTGTTTGCGAAGTCCGAGGGGATAATTCCCGCCCCTGAGTCCTCACACGCCATAAAAGCCGTGGTCGAAGAGGCGGCGAGGTGCAAGGAAGCAGGCGAGGCGAAGACGATCCTCTTCAACCTCAGTGGGCACGGGCTGCTCGACCTGGGCGCCTATGATTCCTACTTCGCGGGCAAGCTGGAGGACTATGAGCATCCGAGCGAGCTCATCGAAAAGGCCCTTGCCGAGCTGCCAGAGGTGGCTGTTAGCTAA
- the rhaI gene encoding L-rhamnose isomerase: MDRDHRSAGHQSVDHRNVEQEYEYLKSRLAGSGVDIDLDEAKERLKRQHLETPSWGYGDSGTRFYVFKKPGAARNVYEKLQDAAEVQRLTGVTPTVALHIPWDKVDDYAALKRYAEDLGVKIGAINPNLFQDDDYMLGSITHPDTGVRKKAVAHMLECVDIMRTVGSKTLSIWLADGTNYPGQGDFRDRKKWMTECLEEVYQSLDEDMKMLLEYKFFEPGFYHTDLADWGMATITAMKLGPKAKTLVDLGHHPLGTNIQHIVAFLIDEGRLGGFHFNSKKYADDDLTAGSNDPYELFLIFNELARAEGEAGGRLDVDYMIDQSHNVKPKIPAMIQTVMNLQRAYAKALLIDRKALVRAQREGDIIGAERVLVDAFNTDVEPLLRMVRAELGVPLDPLKAFAESGYLERVVEERSK, translated from the coding sequence ATGGATCGCGATCACCGAAGTGCCGGTCACCAGAGCGTTGATCACCGGAATGTCGAGCAGGAGTATGAGTACCTCAAGTCCAGGCTGGCAGGGAGCGGCGTGGATATAGACCTTGATGAGGCCAAGGAGCGCCTGAAGAGGCAACACCTCGAAACCCCCTCGTGGGGCTATGGCGACAGCGGCACCCGATTCTACGTGTTCAAGAAGCCCGGGGCTGCACGCAATGTCTACGAGAAGCTCCAGGATGCGGCCGAGGTTCAGAGGCTTACCGGCGTTACCCCCACTGTTGCGCTTCACATTCCCTGGGATAAGGTTGATGATTATGCTGCGCTCAAACGTTACGCCGAGGACCTGGGAGTCAAGATTGGGGCGATCAACCCGAACCTCTTTCAGGATGATGATTATATGCTTGGCAGCATAACGCACCCGGATACAGGGGTCCGGAAGAAGGCCGTCGCCCACATGCTTGAATGTGTGGATATAATGAGGACCGTCGGGTCCAAGACGCTGAGCATATGGCTGGCGGATGGGACGAATTACCCCGGGCAAGGGGACTTCCGCGACAGGAAGAAGTGGATGACGGAATGCCTGGAGGAGGTCTACCAGAGCCTTGATGAGGATATGAAGATGCTCCTGGAGTACAAGTTCTTTGAGCCGGGGTTTTATCACACCGATCTTGCCGACTGGGGGATGGCGACGATAACCGCCATGAAGCTGGGTCCGAAGGCTAAGACCCTGGTGGACCTGGGCCATCACCCGCTGGGCACCAACATCCAGCATATCGTCGCGTTTCTTATCGACGAGGGCAGGCTCGGAGGCTTCCATTTCAATAGCAAGAAGTACGCGGACGATGACCTGACAGCAGGCTCCAACGACCCGTACGAGCTCTTCCTCATATTCAACGAACTGGCCCGGGCGGAGGGCGAGGCTGGCGGCAGGCTCGATGTGGATTACATGATCGACCAGAGCCATAACGTGAAGCCTAAGATACCGGCGATGATCCAGACGGTGATGAACCTTCAGAGGGCGTACGCGAAGGCGCTCTTGATTGACCGCAAGGCTCTGGTCAGGGCCCAGCGGGAGGGTGACATAATAGGCGCGGAGCGCGTGCTCGTAGACGCGTTCAATACGGATGTGGAGCCGCTATTGAGGATGGTCCGGGCTGAGCTCGGCGTCCCGCTCGACCCGCTCAAGGCGTTCGCTGAGAGCGGTTACCTTGAGAGGGTGGTGGAGGAACGGTCCAAGTAG